A single genomic interval of Cydia strobilella chromosome 3, ilCydStro3.1, whole genome shotgun sequence harbors:
- the LOC134755989 gene encoding uncharacterized protein LOC134755989 → MRLSLVFELLLIFVLLAFAASKSIKKPKNSKKSVRIGSDEKQDDASNNINKYCKCSESYCNCCRDFQLPVVNLDGPGCASLRYLNGDKMSVSLSFGKKVITNRTLSGRKPTPVCMPLPGGITKFCGRVYNIARAGEEFRACLGLELQSKNNVEAAVRVSCFKFGPRGVTSEAADPLPLIPQDEKADDDDDDDDDDDDDDAFGLVGDDDDDDDDDDGLDAVNDVDGADYTGFSLLGDDLLGDLFGGSSGGKKTKNKNKIKKQAPTSTTTTTRRPRPSRRPTRRPTRTTTPRPTTTTSVRTTTVRVRPASRRPTRKPARRPSRPSRRPPSTTVEVTPVTEISSTISSTETTPNIKITTAGLPSTENIPLESHEKEQIFEPVVIVTQKPMSTLANLATKDETQFGDPGLEMSLAQLTGQLSVMPVTPILPTSSKVSSMITTNREQTNYEKIETITPKTSTTVAFHPSSEADAVNDDLVQIVHDLDSHSEESISEKPVQSADESRSQNGQGVPNDFHKRLKFVKKNKGNDFDYKDLDVIGLSEIGDTVGKEIGLLGKKNKGSDFDYKDLDVIGLSEIGETVGKEIGLFGKNKKHNRDNKEKESQKVKDGKKGNKDYVDIFGLDELSHTLGFSGNDNQKKKKPRGRQNKMMRGDWDLV, encoded by the exons ATGAGGCTCTCCCTGGTGTTCGAGCTTCTTCTCATATTCGTACTCTTGGCTTTCGCCGCATCTAAGagtataa aaAAACCGAAGAATAGCAAAAAGAGTGTCCGCATCGGAAGCGATGAGAAACAGGATGACGCAAGCAATAACATCAACAAGTACTGCAAATGCTCAGAATCGTACTGCAACTGTTGCCGAGACTTTCAGCTGCCCGTTGTCAACTTAGATGGACCAG gTTGTGCATCTCTACGGTACCTTAATGGCGATAAAATGTCGGTTTCACTGAGCTTCGGAAAGAAGGTCATCACCAACCGAACTCTCTCTG GTCGCAAGCCCACCCCAGTATGCATGCCACTGCCAGGGGGCATTACAAAATTCTGCGGAAGAGTTTACAATATTGCCCGTGCTGGTGAAGAATTTAGGGCCTGTTTAGGCCTAGAACTTCAATCTAAGAACAATGTAGAAGCAGCCGTGAGAGTTTCCTGCTTTAAGTTCGGCCCTAGAGGAGTGACGTCAGAGGCGGCTGACCCGCTACCGTTAATTCCTCAGGATGAGAAGGCTGATGATGACGACGATGACGATGACGATGATGACGACGACGATGCCTTTGGACTTGTAGGAgacgatgacgatgatgatgacgatgacgaTG GTCTTGACGCTGTTAATGACGTAGATGGTGCAGACTACACGGGCTTCAGCCTTCTAGGTGACGACCTGTTGGGCGACCTATTTGGCGGTTCATCTGGAGGCAAGAAgacaaaaaacaagaataaGATTAAGAAACAAGCTCCTACTTCAACAACTACGACCACTAGGCGGCCTCGACCATCTCGAAGACCAACCAGAAGGCCAACGAGAACTACCACCCCCAGGCCTACAACCACGACGAGCGTTAGAACTACTACTGTGAGGGTTCGCCCCGCGAGCAGAAGGCCTACTCGCAAACCAGCGAGGCGTCCGTCTCGCCCATCTAGACGACCGCCTTCTACGACTGTGGAAGTCACACCGGTTACTGAAATATCTTCAACTATCTCGTCCACGGAAACGACacctaacattaaaataacTACTGCAGGACTTCCATCAACAGAAAATATTCCATTAGAAAGCCACGAAAAGGAACAAATATTCGAACCAGTAGTAATTGTGACACAAAAACCTATGTCTACATTAGCTAATTTAGCTACTAAAGATGAAACGCAGTTTGGCGATCCTGGCCTTGAAATGTCATTAGCACAACTAACTGGACAATTATCTGTAATGCCTGTAACTCCTATTTTACCTACTAGTTCTAAGGTATCGAGTATGATTACTACCAACAGGGAACAAACAAATTACGAGAAAATTGAAACTATCACTCCCAAAACATCAACTACTGTTGCTTTTCATCCCTCTTCTGAGGCCGATGCTGTTAACGACGATTTGGTGCAAATAGTTCACGATTTAGATTCTCACTCAGAAGAAAGTATTTCGGAGAAACCGGTTCAATCAGCTGATGAAAGTCGGTCTCAAAATGGTCAAGGCGTTCCGAATGATTTCCATAAAAgattaaaatttgttaaaaaaaataaggggAACGATTTTGACTACAAGGACTTAGATGTTATCGGATTATCTGAAATCGGCGATACCGTCGGGAAAGAAATTGGTTTATTGGGTAAAAAAAATAAGGGGAGCGATTTTGACTACAAGGACTTAGATGTTATCGGATTATCAGAAATCGGCGAGACCGTCGGAAAGGAAATTGGTTTATTCGGAAAAAATAAGAAGCATAATCGCGATAATAAGGAAAAGGAAAGCCAAAAAGTAAAAGATGGtaaaaaaggtaacaaagactATGTTGATATTTTTGGACTAGATGAATTGAGTCATACATTAGGCTTTTCTGGAAATGAtaaccaaaaaaagaaaaagcccAGAGGAAGGCAAAACAAAATGATGCGAGGTGATTGGGATCTAGTATGA